From the Falco biarmicus isolate bFalBia1 chromosome 19, bFalBia1.pri, whole genome shotgun sequence genome, one window contains:
- the CELF3 gene encoding LOW QUALITY PROTEIN: CUGBP Elav-like family member 3 (The sequence of the model RefSeq protein was modified relative to this genomic sequence to represent the inferred CDS: inserted 2 bases in 2 codons; deleted 3 bases in 3 codons; substituted 2 bases at 2 genomic stop codons), which yields MKEPDAIKLFVGQIPRHLEEKDLKPIFEQFGKIYELTVIKDKYTGMHKGCAFLTYCARESALKAQSALHEQKTLPGMNRPIQVKPADSESRGEDRKLFVGMLSKQQADEDVRKMFEPFGTIDECTVLRGPDGTSKGCAFVKFQSLTRXAQAAITALHGSRTLPGASSSLVVKFADTEKERGLRRMQQVASQLGMFSPIALQFGAYSAYTQALMQQQAALVAAHSAYLSPMATMAVQMQHMGTVNPNGLIATPLPPSSGTSTPPAMAAXPVPAIAAPLSVNGYSPVPAQPAGPPAPEAVYASGVPPFPAQSPAAPGDPLQQAYAGMQHYTAAYPAAYGWXARPSPPRGPCLAPPPPPQQQQREGPEGCNIFIYHLPQEFADTEILQMFLPFGNVISAKVFVDRATNQSKCFGFVSFDNPASAQAAIQAMNGFQIGMKRLKVQLKRPXDANRPY from the exons ATGAAGGAGCCCGACGCCATCAAACTC TTCGTGGGGCAGATCCCGCGGCACCTGGAGGAGAAG GACCTGAAGCCCATCTTCGAGCAGTTCGGCAAGATCTACGAGCTCACCGTCATCAAGGACAAGTACACCGGCATGCACAAAG GATGCGCCTTCCTGACCTACTGCGCCCGCGAGTCGGCCCTGAAGGCGCAGAGCGCCCTGCACGAGCAGAAAACCCTCCCGGGG ATGAACCGGCCCATCCAAGTGAAGCCGGCGGACAGTGAGAGCCGAGGAG AGGACCGCAAGCTCTTCGTGGGGATGCTGAGCAAGCAGCAGGCGGACGAGGACGTGCGCAAGATGTTCGAGCCCTTCGGCACCATCGACGAGTGCACGGTGCTGCGCGGGCCTGACGGCACAAGCAAAg GCTGCGCCTTCGTCAAGTTCCAGAGCCTAACGCGGTAGGCCCAGGCCGCCATCACCGCCCTCCACGGGAGCCGCACGCTGCCG GGTGCGTCCTCCAGCCTGGTGGTGAAGTTTGCAGACACAGAGAAGGAGCGGGGCCTGCGGCGGATGCAGCAGGTCgccagccagctgggcatgTTCAGCCCCATCGCCCTCCAGTTCGGGGCCTACAGCGCCTACACGCAGGCG CTGATGCAGCAGCAGGCGGCCCTGGTGGCCGCCCACTCGGCCTACCTCAGCCCCATGGCCACCATGGCCGTCCAGATGCAGCACATGGGCACGGTCAACCCCAACGGGCTCATcgccacccccctgcccccctcctcAG GAACCAGCACACCGCCGGCCATGGCTG CGCCGGTGCCTGCCATCGCGGCCCCGCTGAGTGTCAATGGCTACAGCCCGGTGCCGGCACAGCCCGCGGGACCCCCCGCCCCCGAGGCCGTCTACGCCAGTGGGGTCCCCCCCTTCCCAg cccagagccccgccgcccccggggaCCCCCTGCAGCAAGCCTACGCCGGCATGCAGCACTACACAG CCGCCTACCCGGCAGCCTATGGCTGGTGAGCCCGGCCTTCGCCCCCCCGGGGCCCCTGCctcgcccccccgccccccccgcagcagcagcagcgtgaaG GCCCCGAGGGCTGTAACATCTTCATCTACCACCTGCCCCAGGAGTTCGCCGACACCGAGATCCTGCAGATGTTCCTGCCCTTCGGCAACGTCATCTCCGCCAAGGTCTTCGTGGACCGCGCCACCAACCAGAGCAAGTGCTTCG GCTTCGTGAGCTTTGACAACCCGGCCAGCGCCCAGGCGGCCATCCAGGCCATGAAC GGCTTCCAGATCGGCATGAAGCGCCTCAAGGTGCAGCTCAAGAGGC AAGACGCCAACCGGCCGTACTGA
- the LOC130141597 gene encoding atherin-like, whose product MSERTGHRHRLPAGAAAPGPAPRTGRARGSAAGLGWAGGGGSHGELAHACPCPPAGVRARGGRWGGAGPARPALSPVLSARNRAAGPPNGHGARRGDPPTPPPTPTPPARAPPPLRPPPPPPIPAVVMRRPATGAAKMASPQPPRRPAQATLRLSSERYLRAQPTLRRCWGASSGSCCASGRTMSWSSPPRTSASRGCRAGSRRS is encoded by the exons ATGTCAGAGCGCAccgggcaccggcaccggctACCGGCGGGAGCAGCGGCACCGGGACCGGCACCGCGCACCGGCCGTGCCCGGGGCTCCgccgcggggctgggctgggcgggggggggggggtctcaCGGGGAGCTCGCGCACGCGTGCCCGTGCCCACCGGCGGGGGTGCGCGCACGCGGGGGGCGGTGGGGTggggccggccccgcgcgccCGGCGCTGTCCCCGGTGCTGAGCGCGAGGAAccgcgcggcggggccgcccaACGGGCACGGCGCGCGCCGGGGggacccccccacacccccccccacccccacacccccggCACGGGCACCGCCgcccctccgcccgcccccccccccccccatccccgccGTTGTCATGCGACGGCCCGCGACGGGCGCAGCCAAGATGGCGTCGCCGCAACCGCCACGGCGGCCCGCGCag GCCACACTCCGGCTGAGCAGTGAGAGGTACCTGCGGGCCCAGCCCACCCTCCGCCGCTGCTGGGGGGCTTCCTCAG GGAGCTGCTGCGCCAGCGGCCGGACGATGTCCTGGAGTTCGCCACCG CGTACTTCAGCCAgccggggctgccgggccgGATCCAGGAGGAGCTGA
- the CASQ1 gene encoding LOW QUALITY PROTEIN: calsequestrin-1 (The sequence of the model RefSeq protein was modified relative to this genomic sequence to represent the inferred CDS: deleted 3 bases in 3 codons) gives MGAWGWVLVLLVLGAGGPGGAGEGLDFPTYDGLDRVLLVTLKNYKAMLKRFPVLALFHHGPGQGGRAAQRHREMEELILELAAQVLEDKGVGFGLVDSEKDAAVAKKLGLTEEDSIYVFKEDEVIEYDGELAADTLVEFLLDVLEDPVEFIEGDHELQAFENIEDDPKLIGYFKNEDSEHFKAFEEAAEEFHPYISFFATFDSKVAKKLTLKLNEIDFYEPFMEEPLTIPERPQSKEEIVAFVEEHKRATLRKLKPKSMYETWEDDMDGIHIVAFAEEDDPDGFEFLEILKDVARDNTENPDLSILWIDPEDFPLLIPYWEKTFNIDLSRPQIGVVNVTDADSVWLEMVDEDDLPGMEELEEWIEDVLAGEINTEDDNDDNDEDDDDDDDDD, from the exons ATGGGGGCCTgggggtgggtgctggtgctgctggtgctgggggctggggggccggggggggccggggagggTCTGGACTTCCCCACCTACGACGGCCTGGACCGGGTGTTGCTCGTCACCCTGAAGAACTACAAGGCGATGCTGAAGCGGTTCCCGGTGCTGGCCCTGTTCCACCATGGCCCCGGGCAGGGTGGCCGGGCC GCCCAGCGCCACCGCGAGATGGAGGagctcatcctggag ctggcagcccagGTGCTGGAGGACAAGGGGGTGGGCTTTGGCCTCGTCGACTCTGAGAAGGATGCAGCTGTGGCCAAAAAGCTGG GCCTGACGGAGGAGGACAGCATCTACGTGTTCAAAGAAGACGAGGTGATCGAGTATGATGGGGAGCTGGCGGCGGACACACTGGTGGAGTTCCTGCTGGAT GTGCTGGAGGACCCGGTGGAGTTCATTGAGGGCGACCACGAGCTCCAGGCCTTTGAGAACATTGAGGATGACCCCAAACTCATCGGCTACTTCAAGAACGAGGACTCAGAGC aCTTCAAGGCTTTCGAGGAGGCGGCAGAGGAGTTTCACCCCTACATCTCCTTCTTCGCCACCTTCGACAGCAAG GTCGCCAAGAAGCTGACCCTGAAGCTGAACGAGATCGACTTCTACGAGCCCTTCATGGAGGAGCCACTGACCATCCCCGAGCGGCCCCAA AGCAAGGAGGAGATCGTGGCATTCGTGGAGGAGCACAAGCG GGCCACTCTGCGCAAACTCAAACCCAAGAGCATGTATGAGACCTGG GAGGATGACATGGATGGGATCCACATTGTGGCCTTCGCAGAGGAGGATGA CCCAGATGGGTTTGAGTTCCTGGAGATCCTGAAGGATGTGGCCCGAGACAACACGGAGAACCCTGACCTCAGCATCCTCTGGATCGACCCGGAGGATTTCCCACTG CTCATCCCTTACTGGGAGAAAACCTTCAACATCGACCTGTCCAGG CCCCAGATTGGGGTGGTCAACGTTACTGAC GCTGACAGCGTGTGGCTGGAGATGGTGGACGAGGACGACCTGCCCGGcatggaggagctggaggagtgGATCGAGGACGTGCTGGCAGGAGAGATCAACACTGAGGACGACAATGACGACAATGACGAGGACGATGATGACGATGACGACGACGACTAG
- the LOC130141289 gene encoding LOW QUALITY PROTEIN: sodium/potassium-transporting ATPase subunit alpha-2-like (The sequence of the model RefSeq protein was modified relative to this genomic sequence to represent the inferred CDS: inserted 2 bases in 2 codons; deleted 4 bases in 3 codons): MMPVATVTPMLAVTSMPMAGREYSPAATTSENGGGKRKQKEKELDELKKEVNLDDHKLSLDELGRKYQVDLSRGLTNARAAEILVQDGPNALTPPPTTPEWVKFCRQLFGGFSILLWIGAILCFLAYGIQAAMEDEPSNDNLYLGVVLAAVVIVTGCFSYYQEAKSSKIMDSFKNMVPQQALVIREGEKIQINAENVVVGDLVEVKGGDRVPADMRIISSHGCKVDNSSLTGESEPQTRSPEFTHENPLETRNICFFSTNCVEGGHRPCIVISTGDRTVMGRIASLASGLEVGRTPIAMEIEHFIRLITGVAVFLGLSFFILSLILGYTWLEAVIFLIGIIVANVPEGLLATVTVCLTLTAKRMARKNCLVKNLEAVETLGSTSTICSDKTGTLTQNRMTVAHMWFDNQIHEADTTEDQSGATFDKRSPTWAALARIAGLCNRAVFKPGQENISISKRDTAGDASESALLKCIQLSCGSVKKMRDKNPKXTEIPFNSTNKYQLSIHEREEDPQGYLLVMKGAPERILDRCSRILMQGQEVPLDQEMREAFQNAYLELGGLGERVLGFCHLYLPPDKFPRGFRFDADEVNFPTSNLCFVGLMSMIDPPRAAXPDAVGKCRSAGIKVIMVTGDHPITAKAIAKGVGIISEGNETVEDIAARLNIPVSQVNPGKCREAKACVVHGSDLKEMTSEQLDEILKNHTEIVFARTSPQQKLIIVEGCQRQGAIVAVTGDGVNDSPALKKADIGIAMGIAGSDVSKQAADMILLDDNFASIVTGVEEGRLIFDNLKKSIAYTLTSNIPEITPFLLFIIANIPLPLGTVTILCIDLGTDMVPAISLAYEAAESDIMKRQPRNPRTDKLVNERLISMAYGQIGMIQALGGFFTYFVILAENGFLPGTLVGIRLAWDDRSTNDLEDSYGQEWTYEQRKVVEFTCHTAFFASIVVVQWADLIICKTRRNSVFQQGMKNKILIFGLLEETALAAFLSYCPGMGVALRMYPLKVTWWFCAFPYSLLIFAYDEVRKLILRRYPGGWVEKETYY, translated from the exons ATGATGCCTGTGGCCACGGTGACCCCCATGCTGGCGGTGACATCCATGCCCATG GCCGGCCGGGAGTACTCACCCGCTGCCACCACCTCCGAGAATGGCGGTGGcaagaggaagcagaaggagaaggagctggATGAGCTGAAGAAGGAGGTCAACTTG GATGACCACAAGCTGTCCCTGGATGAGCTGGGCAGGAAGTACCAGGTGGACCTGTCCCGG GGCCTGACCAACGCACGGGCAGCCGAGATCCTGGTGCAGGACGGCCCCAATgccctgaca cccccccccaccacgCCTGAGTGGGTCAAGTTCTGCCGGCAGCTCTTCGGGggcttctccatcctcctctggATTGGGGCCATCCTCTGTTTCCTGGCGTACGGCATCCAGGCTGCCATGGAGGACGAGCCCTCCAACGACAAC CTGTACCTGGgggtggtgctggctgctgtcGTCATCGTCACCGGCTGCTTCTCCTACTACCAAGAGGCCAAAAGCTCCAAAATCATGGACTCCTTCAAGAACATGGTGCCCCAG CAAGCACTGGTGATCCGCGAGGGTGAGAAGATCCAGATCAACGCAGAGAACGTGGTGGTGGGCGACCTGGTGGAGGTGAAGGGGGGGGACCGGGTGCCCGCTGATATGCGCATCATCTCCTCCCATGGCTGCAAG GTGGACAACTCGTCGCTGACGGGGGAGTCAGAGCCACAGACTCGCTCACCCGAGTTCACCCATGAGAACCCGCTGGAGACCCGCAACATCTGCTTCTTCTCCACCAACTGCGTAGAAGGTGG GCACCGCCCGTGCATTGTCATCTCCACGGGGGACCGGACAGTGATGGGGCGCATCGCCTCGCTGGCCTCGGGGCTGGAGGTGGGGCGCACACCCATCGCCATGGAGATCGAGCACTTCATCCGCCTCATCACTGGTGTTGCCGTCTTCCTCGGCCTCTCCTTCTTCATCCTCTCCCTCATCCTGGGCTACACCTGGCTGGAGGCCGTCATCTTTCTCATCGGCATCATTGTGGCTAATGTCCCTGAGGGGCTGCTGGCCACTGTCACT GTGTGCCTGACGCTGACGGCCAAACGCATGGCACGGAAGAACTGCCTGGTGAAGAACCTGGAGGCGGTGGAGACGCTGGGCTCCACCTCCACCATCTGCTCTGACAAGACCGGGACCCTCACCCAGAACCGCATGACCGTCGCCCACATGTGGTTTGACAACCAGATCCACGAGGCTGACACCACTGAGGACCAGTCGG GTGCCACCTTTGACAAGCGCTCGCCCACGTGGGCAGCACTGGCACGCATCGCTGGGCTCTGCAACCGCGCCGTCTTCAAGCCGGGCCAGGAAAACATCTCCATTTCCAAG CGGGACACGGCAGGCGATGCCTCGGAGTCAGCGCTGCTGAAGTGCATCCAGCTTTCCTGCGGCTCTGTGAAGAAGATGCGGGACAAGAACCCAA TCACCGAGATCCCTTTCAACTCCACCAACAAGTACCAG CTCTCCATCCACGAGCGGGAGGAGGATCCCCAGGGGTACCTGCTGGTGATGAAGGGGGCCCCCGAGCGCATCCTGGACCGGTGCTCCCGCATCCTGATGCAGGGCCAGGAGGTGCCACTGGACCAGGAGATGCGAGAGGCTTTCCAGAACGCCTAcctggagctgggggggctaGGCGAGCGGGTGCTGG GTTTCTGCCACCTCTACCTGCCCCCGGACAAGTTCCCCCGTGGGTTCAGGTTTGACGCCGATGAGGTCAACTTCCCCACCAGCAATCTCTGCTTCGTGGGCCTGATGTCCATGATCGACCCGCCCCGTGCTG GTCCCGATGCTGTCGGCAAGTGCCGCAGCGCCGGCATCAAG GTGATCATGGTGACCGGGGACCACCCCATCACGGCCAAGGCCATTGCCAAGGGGGTGGGCATCATCTCGGAGGGCAACGAGACAGTGGAGGACATCGCTGCTCGCCTCAACATCCCCGTCAGCCAGGTCAACCCCGGTAAGTGCCG GGAGGCGAAGGCTTGTGTGGTGCATGGCTCCGACCTGAAGGAA ATGACATCGGAGCAGCTGGATGAGATCCTGAAGAACCACACCGAGATC GTCTTCGCCCGCACGTCCCCCCAGCAGAAACTCATCATTGTGGAGGGCTGCCAGCGccag ggtGCCATCGTGGCAGTGACAGGGGACGGGGTGAACGACTCCCCCGCACTGAAGAAGGCCGACATCGGCATTGCCATGGGCATTGCTGGCTCCGACGTCTCCAAGCAGGCAGCCGACATGATCCTCCTCGATGACAATTTTGCCTCCATCGTCACTGGCGTGGAGGAAG GGCGCCTGATCTTTGACAACCTGAAGAAGTCCATCGCCTACACCCTGACCAGCAACATCCCCGAGATcacccccttcctcctcttcattaTCGCCAacatccccctgcccctgggcaCCGTCACCATCCTCTGCATCGACCTGGGCACCGACATG gTGCCCGCCATCTCGCTGGCGTACGAGGCAGCCGAGAGCGACATCATGAAGCGCCAGCCCAGGAACCCCCGGACCGACAAGCTGGTGAACGAGCGGCTCATCAGCATGGCCTACGGGCAGATCG GGATGATCCAGGCACTGGGTGGTTTCTTCACCTACTTTGTGATCCTGGCGGAGAATGGGTTCCTTCCTGGCACGCTGGTGGGCATCCGCCTGGCCTGGGACGACCGCTCTACCAATGACCTGGAGGACTCCTACGGCCAGGAGTGG acctACGAGCAGCGGAAGGTGGTGGAGTTCACCTGCCACACCGCCTTCTTCGCCAGCATCGTGGTGGTGCAATGGGCCGACCTCATCATCTGCAAGACCCGCCGCAACTCTGTCTTCCAGCAGGGCATGAA GAACAAGATCCTGATCTTCGGGTTGCTGGAGGAGACGGCGCTGGCGGCGTTCCTCTCCTACTGCCCCGGCATGGGGGTGGCCCTGCGCATGTACCCCCTCAA GGTCACCTGGTGGTTCTGCGCCTTCCCCTACAGCCTCCTCATCTTCGCTTACGATGAGGTGCGCAAGCTCATCCTGCGCCGCTACCCCGGCG gctgggtggagaaggAGACCTACTACTAG
- the KCNJ9 gene encoding G protein-activated inward rectifier potassium channel 3: MAQDNAAFCGVPGEAKPPLVPPRRWGASARKRQRYVEKDGKCNVQHGNVRETYRYLTDIFTTLVDLKWRFSLLVFILAYAVTWLFFGLIWWFIAYCRGDLDHLEDHAWTPCVNNLNGFVSAFLFSIETETTIGYGHRVITDKCPEGIVLLLLQAILGSMVNAFMVGCMFVKISQPNKRAETLVFSSHAVVSLRDDRLCLMFRVGDLRDSHIVEASIRAKLIKSKQTQEGEFIPLDQTDLSVGFETGDDRLFLVSPLIISHEIDERSPFWDVSRHQLEKDDFEIVVILEGMVEATGMTCQARSSYLADEVLWGHRFTPLLSLEEGFYEVDYGGFHQTVPVPTPACSARQLAAAAARRDAHLYWSIPSRLDQPLEEAAVAAGGDPDTPWESNGTLASPEAR; this comes from the exons ATGGCGCAGGACAACGCCGCCTTTTGTGGGGTCCCCGGGGAGGCAAAACCCCCCCTGGTGCCCCCTCGACGGTGGGGGGCCAGCGCCCGCAAACGCCAGCGTTACGTGGAGAAGGACGGCAAGTGCAACGTGCAGCACGGGAACGTGCGGGAGACCTACCGCTACCTCACCGACATCTTCACCACCCTGGTGGACCTCAAGTGGCGCTTCAGCCTCCTCGTCTTCATCCTTGCTTATGCCGTCACCTGGCTCTTCTTCGGCCTCATCTGGTGGTTCATTGCCTACTGCCGGGGGGACCTGGACCACTTGGAGGACCACGCCTGGACTCCCTGCGTCAACAACCTCAACGGCTTcgtctctgctttcctcttctccatTGAGACAGAGACCACCATCGGCTATGGCCACCGTGTCATCACTGACAAGTGTCCTGAGGGCAtcgtgctgctgctgctccaggccaTCCTGGGCTCCATGGTCAATGCCTTCATGGTGGGCTGCATGTTCGTGAAGATCTCCCAGCCCAACAAACGGGCCGAGACCTTGGTCTTCTCCTCCCACGCCGTGGTCTCCCTGCGGGATGACCGCCTTTGCCTGATGTTCCGCGTGGGCGACCTGCGGGACTCGCACATTGTGGAGGCCTCCATCCGTGCCAAGCTCATCAAGTCCAAGCAGACGCAGGAGGGCGAGTTCATCCCGCTGGACCAGACCGACCTGAGTGTGGGCTTCGAGACGGGCGACGACCGCCTCTTCCTCGTCTCGCCCCTCATCATCAGCCACGAGATTGACGAGCGCAGCCCCTTCTGGGACGTCTCGCGGCACCAGCTGGAGAAGGACGATTTCGAGATTGTCGTCATCCTCGAGGGGATGGTGGAGGCCACAG GGATGACGTGCCAGGCTCGGAGCTCATACCTGGCGGACGAGGTGCTGTGGGGTCACCGCTTCACCCCGCTGCTGAGCCTGGAGGAGGGCTTCTACGAGGTGGACTACGGGGGCTTCCACCAGACCGTGCCGGTGCCCACCCCGGCCTGCAGCGCCCGGCagctggcggcggcggctgcccgcCGTGATGCCCATCTCTACTGGTCCATCCCCAGTCGCCTGGACCAGCCTCTGGAGGAGGCGGCGGTGGCGGCAGGGGGGGACCCCGACACTCCCTGGGAGAGCAATGGCACCCTGGCCAGCCCCGAGGCGCGATga